Proteins encoded by one window of Nasonia vitripennis strain AsymCx chromosome 5, Nvit_psr_1.1, whole genome shotgun sequence:
- the LOC100123516 gene encoding uncharacterized protein LOC100123516 isoform X1, which produces MRNYYFVVLLAVLATLLLTADAGDMMRKSIVFDKNTPDVFYCPVHKPTGFDKMIVKAKPLSRLCQFEGGPIPKDYKSDCYNDVDESEYACKEKYRIMMRLHPPGSDTPYNGTRLKKFMTKESNDVPYKKSKKA; this is translated from the exons ATGA GGAACTATTACTTCGTCGTTCTGCTGGCCGTCCTTGCG ACGCTGCTGTTGACGGCGGACGCGGGTGACATGATGCGCAAGAGCATCGTCTTCGACAAGAATACCCCGGATGTGTTCTACTGTCCGGTACACAAGCCTACCGGATTCGATAAGATGATCGTCAAAGCCAAGCCTCTGTCGAGACTCTGCCAGTTCGAAGGTGGACCCATCCCCAAGGACTACAAGAGCGACTGCTACAACGACGTCGACGAGAGCGAGTATGCTTGCAAGGAGAAGTACAGGATTATG ATGAGACTTCATCCTCCAGGCAGTGACACGCCTTACAATGGAACGCGGCTAAAAAAGTTCATGACCAAGGAAAGCAACGACGTACCCTACAAGAAATCGAAAAAGGCCTGA
- the LOC100123516 gene encoding uncharacterized protein LOC100123516 isoform X2, which translates to MRNYYFVVLLAVLATLLLTADAGDMMRKSIVFDKNTPDVFYCPVHKPTGFDKMIVKAKPLSRLCQFEGGPIPKDYKSDCYNDVDESEYACKEKYRIMKRLRNVDGDQLPVDNEYTDK; encoded by the exons ATGA GGAACTATTACTTCGTCGTTCTGCTGGCCGTCCTTGCG ACGCTGCTGTTGACGGCGGACGCGGGTGACATGATGCGCAAGAGCATCGTCTTCGACAAGAATACCCCGGATGTGTTCTACTGTCCGGTACACAAGCCTACCGGATTCGATAAGATGATCGTCAAAGCCAAGCCTCTGTCGAGACTCTGCCAGTTCGAAGGTGGACCCATCCCCAAGGACTACAAGAGCGACTGCTACAACGACGTCGACGAGAGCGAGTATGCTTGCAAGGAGAAGTACAGGATTATG AAGCGACTGAGGAACGTGGACGGCGATCAGTTGCCGGTCGACAACGAATACACCGACAAATAG
- the LOC100680323 gene encoding uncharacterized protein LOC100680323, with product MSRRGRKRRLGAEDKAVFEWERDRILPENLRDEMETMWEIPQIYHFLQLTKEAFNISHLSMYEVERMLLMPRASKQLAHIMTCLLSSPSTTKSKLQKVPPMPYEFWTNILTYKLRSWFKIYQTKRQDPVKVFDTLGVEPAFWTVFPYAAEIEGKDFQDFSFRQRVWLLKTVCDTAIHSRKTIQDEVAKQPSESQFETVLGVDRYGARYIYFPQFLHNDIRVYKHCLDNKILSTVKPPPVEVKPKVDIVIKEEPKPLPRVMSRKKRRKSRWSNGSLPSKNKYKKKADPPPINQSIDDASSNSVDAHSTLSSRSSSKVSEMSSSSSLVKSSDCETKVSSGLINDNVVDGEGEKKVDEEIKVASELMENLKAEIEDNSSSCIVEEDTAMVDDAEKSSNTVAADESFVKESSLLTVDDLSKSSKTDDEKLKVMSSLNASKSSEKSEDVSVSDATKDVNISKSDDEKLSEHKKCDTTVDGEPLNEDMSLDKWMLAKRKDVNANDSFSNSDNEASDSGLSASGTRRSARIKHISEIKLEVEDVENLLDVSESDELSSIDLRDSLCRVSSPEIELDCAHANFDESNWKVNNFSELMKDLSVSNFQLVADSLDSLRELIESIASDKTVPAYEPVKENFVRPKCEDTLLKRLRVLCTTLENVEAILKESMKKARNKLQREWNNFENGVVDEDQDCNSEHDANRWLIGSQGWPQVHASLPPPTLSGTGTSEVTSGPSANSAEASTSKTGSIERLEESSGCRVEGEGKEKKDEELACKEIKRELIENEAEGSVKSKDKGETRGKEGSRQNNQKEAEEPTQTKRVLRARGVSSYTEQLLSDESEEEEKLDGWADIEAIYAAPSSQANASSPNTPTKSRESCDESDEEDSDQDWILPSSRKRKGKRPSASRRLKSFQYKLHNINKADQDGKLLENQQQQPVVQGVHIKRSPIVVQIVPRQPPIRQPAKTISRPPPPLNNLPNNFVTVTSSASQVIQTSTVPSDTLKSEPQDSNLHTVLDIKDEGPIYDTTPNATCVQPNYVVVTTGHAPVANYYVMQQNPPVTGVMHQNQFIQSTAFVSQMVPQSQIQPLQQMQTVSAEGYYVQQTPQQNYIVQNPSGLITAGPRQAFIATPNAQVVYQQQPQQQGVTTAPNYIQYVTTTPGQPQLQQQQPSPSLPRIINTMTLATPRQINYRMRAPVAVQNNRMPLPARGQNFPHPNGAVIRSAPINTNILRPGQRIGQPRNIAPRRQIAPRAPNQTNKAKPVVASTDNTQKTTSLIVLSDSDDEIEMIIPANSNAPKPPTPAKRPAKSSSKNATSTTNDIQNKLPAELIQRIGEGNISISPIKPAQPAVTASSTQLIVVVNETGSHYALALPNGGKLILTPEQVAQIRASNGGKLVL from the exons ATGTCGAGAAGGGGTCGAAAACGCAGACTTGGCGCCGAGGACAAGGCCGTCTTCGAGTGGGAGAGGGACAGGATACTGCCGGAAAATCTCAGGGATGAGATGGAGACCATGTGGGAG ATTCCACAGATCTACCACTTCCTGCAGCTCACCAAAGAAGCTTTCAACATATCTCATCTGTCGATGTACGAGGTGGAACGTATGCTCCTGATGCCCAGAGCCTCGAAGCAATTAGCTCACATCATGACTTGTTTATTAAG TTCGCCTTCGACGACGAAATCCAAATTACAAAAAGTGCCTCCGATGCCTTACGAGTTCTGGACCAATATCTTGACGTACAAGCTGCGAAGTTGGTTCAAGATTTATCAGACTAAGCGTCAAGATCCTGTAAAG GTTTTTGATACACTTGGAGTAGAGCCTGCATTTTGGACGGTTTTTCCGTACGCCGCCGAGATCGAGGGGAAAGACTTTCAGGACTTCAGTTTCAGACAGAGGGTTTGGTTGCTGAAAACGGTCTGCGATACTGCCATT CACTCGAGAAAAACGATTCAAGATGAAGTGGCCAAACAGCCTAGTGAGAGTCAATTCGAAACGGTATTGGGCGTCGATAGGTACGGGGCTCGATATATTTACTTCCCGCAGTTCCTACATAACGACATCAGGGTTTACAAGCATTGTTTGGATAACAAAATATTGTCGACAGTAAAG CCTCCACCAGTAGAAGTAAAGCCAAAGGTAGATATAGTAATAAAGGAAGAACCCAAACCTCTACCCCGAGTAATGTCGAGGAAAAAGCGACGAAAATCACGCTGGAGCAACGGGTCGCTACCCTCGAAGAATAAGTACAAGAAAAAAGCCGACCCCCCGCCGATTAATCAGAGTATCGACGACGCCAGCTCTAATTCTGTCGATGCGCACTCAACTCTTAGCTCCAGGAGTTCTTCCAAAGTCTCTGAAATGAGTAGCAGCAGTAGCTTGGTCAAGTCGAGTGATTGCGAGACTAAGGTATCGAGTGGCTTGATCAACGATAATGTGGTCGACGGTGAAGGCGAAAAGAAGGTAGACGAGGAAATTAAGGTCGCGAGCGAATTGATGGAGAATCTCAAGGCGGAGATTGAGGACAACTCCAGTTCTTGTATAGTAGAGGAG GATACGGCGATGGTAGATGATGCGGAAAAATCTTCCAACACTGTTGCGGCCGACGAGTCATTCGTTAAAGAAAGTAGCTTATTGACTGTGGACGATTTGTCCAAAAGTTCCAAAACCGATGACGAGAAACTCAAAGTGATGAGCTCTTTGAACGCGTCGAAATCCAGTGAAAAGTCGGAAGACGTGTCTGTTTCGGACGCGACGAAAGATGTAAATATTTCCAAGTCGGATGATGAAAAATTGTCCGAACATAAAAAATGTGATACGACAGTGGACGGCGAACCGTTGAATGAAGATATGAGTTTGGACAAGTGGATGTTGGCGAAGAGAAAAGACGTGAATGCGAACGATAGTTTCAGTAATTCAGACAACGAGGCTTCCGATTCGGGATTGAGTGCGTCTGGAACGCGTCGGAGCGCTAGAATAAAGCACATTTCGGAGATAAAGTTGGAAGTTGAGGACGTTGAAAACTTACTGGATGTTTCTGAAAGTGATGAACTATCTTCCATTGATCTGAGAGACAGTTTGTGCAGAGTTTCTTCGCCAGAAATCGAG CTTGACTGTGCGCATGCCAATTTTGACGAAAGTAACTGGAAAGTAAATAACTTTAGCGAACTGATGAAAGATTTGAGCGTTTCCAATTTTCAGCTTGTTGCTGATAGCCTAGATAGCCTTAGAGAATTAATTGAATCGATTGCTTCCGATAAGACTGTTCCAGCTTACGAGCCTGTAAAAGAA aatttcgtCAGACCAAAATGCGAAGATACGCTTTTGAAACGATTAAGAGTACTATGCACTACGTTAGAAAATGTCGAAGCTATTTTGAAAGAATCCATGAAAAAGGCTCGAAACAAGTTGCAGAGGGAATGGAATAACTTTGAAAATGG CGTGGTGGACGAGGATCAGGACTGCAATTCTGAACACGATGCTAACCGCTGGCTTATCGGCTCTCAGGGCTGGCCACAAGTGCACGCATCGCTACCACCACCTACCTTATCCGGAACTGGTACCAGCGAAGTCACATCAGGTCCATCTGCAAATTCTGCTGAAGCCTCGACCTCCAAAACAGGCTCGATCGAGAGACTTGAGGAATCGTCTGGATGTCGAGTTGAAGGCGaagggaaagaaaaaaaagacgaaGAACTTGCGTgtaaagaaattaaaagagAGCTTATCGAAAACGAGGCAGAAGGAAGCGTTAAGTCAAAGGATAAGGGGGAAACTCGGGGCAAAGAAGGCAGCCGTCAAAATAATCAGAAAGAAGCTG AAGAACCCACGCAAACAAAGCGAGTCCTGCGAGCCCGTGGCGTTTCCTCATACACCGAGCAGCTGCTCTCTGATGAGagcgaggaggaggaaaagTTGGACGGATGGGCCGACATTGAGGCCATCTACGCGGCTCCCAGCTCACAGGCCAATGCATCCTCTCCAAACACTCCTACGAAATCCCGCGAGTCGTGCGATGAATCAGACGAGGAGGACTCGGACCAAGATTGGATTTTACCTAGCTCTCGCAAACGGAAGGGTAAACGTCCGT CGGCAAGTCGACGTTTAAAATCCTTCCAATACAAGCTTCACAACATTAACAAGGCTGATCAAGATGGCAAGCTCCTTGAGAATCAGCAGCAACAACCTGTTGTTCAAGGTGTACACATAAAAAGATCGCCAATAGTGGTTCAAATTGTTCCTAGACAACCACCCATCAGACAACCAGCCAAAACTATCTCAAGACCACCTCCTCCGCTTAATAATTTACCCAACAACTTTGTGACAGTCACGTCATCGGCTTCACAGGTTATCCAAACTTCCACAGTGCCTTCCGATACTTTGAAAAGTGAGCCCCAAGATTCTAACCTACACACGGTACTGGACATCAAGGACGAGGGTCCAATATATGACACTACGCCCAATGCAACTTGTGTTCAACCAAATTATGTGGTAGTTACTACTGGACATGCGCCCGTTGCCAATTATTACGTTATGCAGCAGAATCCTCCCGTTACCGGTGTCATGCACCAGAACCAGTTTATTCAGTCGACTGCTTTTGTTTCTCAAATGGTGCCTCAA TCTCAAATTCAGCCTTTGCAGCAAATGCAAACAGTCTCAGCCGAGGGCTACTACGTTCAGCAGACCCCACAGCAGAACTACATCGTTCAGAACCCTTCCGGCCTCATAACAGCTGGACCACGTCAAGCCTTCATAGCAACTCCAAATGCTCAAGTCGTCTACCAGCAACAACCACAACAACAAGGAGTTACGACAGCACCAAACTATATACAGTATGTCACCACCACCCCGGGTCAACCACAATTGCAGCAACAGCAACCATCACCTTCGCTGCCCCGTATCATCAATACGATGACGCTGGCAACACCGAGACAGATTAATTACAGGATGCGAGCACCCGTGGCAGTACAGAACAATAGGATGCCATTGCCGGCTAGGGGGCAAAACTTTCCTCATCCAAATGGCGCAGTTATCAGAAGCGCACCGATTAATACGAACATTCTAAGACCTGGTCAGAGGATCGGACAACCGAGAAATATTGCGCCGAGACGCCAG ATCGCCCCTAGAGCGCCAAATCAAACCAACAAGGCGAAGCCGGTTGTTGCCAGTACAGATAACACTCAAAAGACCACGTCTTTAATAGTATTGAGCGACAGCGACGACGAGATCGAGATGATCATTCCTGCGAACAGTAACGCTCCAAAACCACCAACACCGGCTAAACGCCCTGCAAAATCTAGCAGTAAGAACGCGACTAGTACCACTAACGATATCCAAAACAAACTTCCAGCTGAATTAATTCAGCGCATAGGTGAGGGCAACATCTCGATTAGTCCGATAAAACCAGCGCAACCGGCTGTGACAGCGTCGAGTACTCAATTGATTGTAGTTGTAAATGAAACTGGCAGTCATTATGCACTTGCATTACCGAACGGGGGCAAGTTGATTTTGACACCGGAACAGGTCGCACAAATCCGAGCATCCAACGGTGGAAAGCTTGTCTTATGA